A window of the Bacillus sp. A301a_S52 genome harbors these coding sequences:
- a CDS encoding DUF3055 domain-containing protein produces MTLFERLYDESEKVNVQFVGMTTDQSRYDFGIVYTSLFFGKPLINCLQSGKCLLLGREDVEDLDMIKSSFQVTDDTEALALSEFFKSVLPPLGMEAQY; encoded by the coding sequence ATGACGCTTTTCGAACGATTATATGATGAATCGGAAAAGGTGAATGTCCAGTTTGTTGGTATGACAACAGATCAAAGCCGATATGATTTTGGTATTGTCTACACGAGCCTGTTTTTTGGAAAGCCATTAATTAACTGTTTGCAATCAGGGAAATGTCTCCTTTTAGGGAGAGAAGATGTAGAAGACCTAGATATGATTAAAAGTAGCTTCCAAGTAACAGATGATACCGAAGCCTTAGCCCTTTCAGAGTTTTTCAAATCTGTTTTACCTCCGTTAGGTATGGAAGCACAATATTAA